A DNA window from Drosophila gunungcola strain Sukarami chromosome X unlocalized genomic scaffold, Dgunungcola_SK_2 000049F, whole genome shotgun sequence contains the following coding sequences:
- the LOC128261027 gene encoding collagen alpha-1(III) chain isoform X3, whose translation MTTNRSTRLLVLLVLTSLVANHHQANAAAVGLKCGGRSAVCVGPLSYQQCVDGLTSGPVVPCAVNTRCVTDGLEICVPVKSAAEAPTAAVAKMVTITDSPVSESAPLVDGSSSSSSGSGGEISTEGPSAASSAAPAESPAPVETTQAPVETTQAAAETTTASIDETTNGSEAPLETESTIPSDTTPVDTTLGPGSEATNPPIEPESTTAAPGEGTTLAPGDVDPNTPIDPSSPLDPNAPEESTYEPGLVDPTAPAETTAAPGTPADITTEAPGAPVEGSTAAPVEGSTAAPGAPVEGSTAAPGAPVEGSTAAPGAPVEGSTDAPGAPVEGSTAAPGAPVEGSTAAPGAPVEGSTAAPGAPVEGSTTAPGAPVEGSTAAPGAPVEGSTAAPGAPVEGSTTAPVEGSTAAPGAPVEGSTAAPGAPVEGSTAAPGAPVEGSTAAPGAPVEGSTAAPGAPVEGSTAAPGAPVEGSTAAPGAPVEGSTDAPGAPVEGSTAAPGAPVEGSTAAPGAPVEGSTAAPGAPVEGSTAAPGAPVEGSTAAPGAPVEGSTAAPGAPVEGSTAAPGAPVEGSTAAPGAPVEGSTAAPGAPVEGSTAAPGAPVEGSTDAPGAPVEGSTAVPAGGSPADSNVAAGGAPGSSAGAAPGSPADPNVPAGGAPGSSAGAAPGSPADPNVPAGGAPGSSAGAAPGSPADPNVPAGGSPADPNVAAGGAPGSSSDPNVPAGGSPADPNVPAGGAPGSSAGAAPGSPADPNVPAGGAPGSSAGAAPGSPADSNVAAGGAPGSSAGAAPGSPADPNVPAGGAPGSSAGAAPGSPADPNVPAGGAPGSSAGAAPGSPADPNVPAGGAPGSSAGAAPGSSSDPNVPAGGSPADPNVPAGGSPADPNVPAGGAPGSSAGAAPGSPADPNVPAGGSPADPNVPAGGAPGSSAGAAPGSPADPNVPAGGAPGSSAGAAPGSPADPNVPAGGAPGSSAGAAPGSPADPNVPAGGAPGSSAGAAPGSPADPNVPAGGAPGSSADPNVPAGGSPADPNVPAGGAPGSSAGAAPGSPADPNVPAGGAPGSSAGAAPGSPADPNVPAGGSPADPNVPAGGAPGSSAGAAPGSPADPNVPAGGAPGSSADPNVPAGGSPADPNVPAGGAPGSSSDPNVPAGGSPADPNVPAGGAPGSSAGAAPGSPADPNVPAGGAPGSSADPNVPAGGSPADPNVPAGGAAPGSVGSNSAAGPNSPLNPPAGSLIPSIPVLPGGVGNWPWHPRPNIPVLPTWRPLLPGQNGSGAGATAPGSGLINGVLPFWPNWHKWVNSWRPTRPVTSTEAPAQPENPQQPQSPQQPQSPQQPQNPQQPQNPQQPQNPQQPQNPQQPQEAQSPKKPNNPETAESVEQAAPVPPAEGAASNENASVEESSKPSSEKSKDKPKSSEDQSKEQEQKKPSSEEKEKEKEKDKSKEKKDKDNKEKDKDKDSKEKKDKSKEENEQEKEEKEKDNDGDDEPSSKEKKQFVKDLIKKLKNGDECDENDIYPDVRDCRKYYRCEVKKSGKHKFAHLRCDKKERFDWIAESCVPKDEARCLEK comes from the exons ATGACAACGAACCGATCCACCAGACTTCTGGTGTTGCTAGTG TTAACCTCACTGGTGGCCAACCATCACCAGGCGAATGCCGCCGCCGTGGGACTGAAGTGCGGCGGCCGGAGCGCCGTCTGCGTGGGCCCACTTTCCTACCAGCAGTGCGTGGATGGCCTGACGTCCGGCCCGGTGGTGCCATGCGCGGTGAACACCCGCTGCGTGACCGACGGCCTCGAGATCTGCGTGCCGGTCAAGTCGGCCGCTGAGGCTCCTACGGCTGCCGTCGCCAAGATGGTGACCATCACCGACAGCCCCGTCAGCGAGTCCGCTCCGCTGGTGGAtggctccagctccagctccagcggTTCAGGAGGCGAGATCTCTACCGAGGGACCAAGTGCCGCCTCCAGTGCTGCTCCAGCGGAGTCACCTGCTCCGGTTGAGACGACCCAGGCACCGGTGGAGACCACCCAAGCGGCCGCTGAGACGACAACCGCATCCATAGATGAAACAACCAACGGATCGGAGGCACCTCTAGAGACCGAATCGACGATTCCCAGCGACACCACTCCCGTGGACACCACTTTGGGACCCGGATCGGAAGCCACTAACCCACCCATTGAACCCGAGAGCACCACAGCCGCTCCTGGGGAAGGAACCACCCTTGCTCCAGGTGATGTCGACCCGAACACGCCCATTGATCCAAGCTCCCCCCTGGACCCCAACGCACCCGAAGAATCTACTTACGAACCCGGTTTAGTCGACCCCACCGCTCCAGCTGAAACAACTGCCGCTCCCGGAACTCCTGCTGATATAACGACAGAAGCTCCTGGAGCTCCTGTGGAAGGATCGACTGCTGCTCCTGTTGAAGGATCTACCGCTGCTCCTGGTGCTCCTGTTGAAGGATCGACTGCTGCTCCTGGTGCTCCAGTTGAGGGATCGACTGCTGCTCCTGGTGCTCCTGTTGAAGGATCTACCGATGCTCCTGGTGCTCCTGTTGAAGGATCGACTGCTGCTCCTGGTGCTCCTGTTGAAGGATCGACTGCTGCTCCTGGTGCTCCTGTTGAAGGATCTACCGCTGCTCCTGGTGCTCCAGTTGAAGGATCTACCACTGCTCCTGGTGCACCAGTTGAGGGATCTACCGCTGCTCCTGGTGCTCCTGTTGAAGGATCGACTGCTGCTCCTGGTGCTCCTGTTGAAGGATCTACCACTGCTCCTGTTGAAGGATCAACCGCTGCTCCTGGTGCTCCAGTTGAAGGATCTACCGCTGCTCCAGGTGCTCCTGTTGAAGGATCTACCGCTGCTCCTGGTGCTCCAGTTGAGGGATCTACCGCTGCTCCTGGTGCTCCTGTTGAAGGATCGACTGCTGCTCCTGGTGCTCCCGTTGAAGGATCTACCGCTGCTCCTGGTGCTCCAGTTGAGGGATCGACTGCTGCTCCTGGTGCTCCTGTTGAAGGATCTACCGATGCTCCTGGTGCTCCTGTTGAAGGATCTACCGCTGCTCCTGGTGCTCCAGTTGAGGGATCTACCGCTGCTCCTGGTGCTCCTGTTGAAGGATCTACCGCTGCTCCTGGTGCTCCAGTTGAGGGATCTACCGCTGCTCCTGGTGCTCCTGTTGAAGGATCGACTGCTGCTCCTGGTGCTCCCGTTGAAGGATCTACCGCTGCTCCTGGTGCTCCAGTTGAGGGATCTACCGCTGCTCCTGGTGCTCCTGTTGAAGGATCTACCGCTGCTCCTGGTGCTCCTGTTGAAGGATCTACCGCTGCTCCTGGTGCTCCTGTTGAAGGATCGACTGCTGCTCCTGGTGCTCCTGTTGAAGGATCTACCGATGCTCCTGGTGCTCCTGTTGAGGGATCAACCGCTGTACCCGCTGGTGGATCTCCTGCTGATTCCAAcgttgctgctggtggtgctcctGGATCTTCTGCTGGTGCTGCCCCAGGATCTCCTGCTGATCCCAATGTCCctgctggtggtgctcctGGATCTTCTGCTGGTGCTGCCCCAGGATCTCCTGCTGATCCCAATGTCCctgctggtggtgctcctGGATCTTCTGCTGGTGCTGCCCCTGGATCTCCTGCTGATCCCAATGTACCCGCTGGTGGATCTCCTGCTGATCCCAAcgttgctgctggtggagcTCCTGGATCTTCTTCTGATCCCAATGTACCCGCTGGTGGATCTCCTGCTGATCCCAACGTCCctgctggtggtgctcctGGATCTTCTGCTGGTGCTGCCCCAGGATCTCCTGCTGATCCCAATGTCCctgctggtggtgctcctGGATCTTCTGCTGGTGCTGCCCCAGGATCTCCTGCTGATTCCAAcgttgctgctggtggtgctcctGGATCTTCTGCTGGTGCTGCCCCAGGATCTCCTGCTGATCCCAATGTCCctgctggtggtgctcctGGATCTTCTGCTGGTGCTGCCCCAGGATCTCCTGCTGATCCCAATGTCCctgctggtggtgctcctGGATCTTCTGCTGGTGCTGCCCCAGGATCTCCTGCTGATCCCAATGTCCctgctggtggtgctcctGGATCTTCTGCTGGTGCTGCCCCTGGATCTTCTTCTGATCCCAATGTACCCGCTGGTGGATCTCCTGCTGATCCCAACGTCCctgctggtg GATCTCCTGCTGATCCCAATGTCCctgctggtggtgctcctGGATCTTCTGCTGGTGCTGCCCCTGGATCTCCTGCTGATCCCAATGTACCCGCTGGTGGATCTCCTGCTGATCCCAACGTCCctgctggtggtgctcctGGATCTTCTGCTGGTGCTGCCCCAGGATCTCCTGCTGATCCCAATGTCCctgctggtggtgctcctGGATCTTCTGCTGGTGCTGCCCCAGGATCTCCTGCTGATCCCAATGTCCctgctggtggtgctcctGGATCTTCTGCTGGTGCTGCCCCAGGATCTCCTGCTGATCCCAATGTCCctgctggtggtgctcctGGATCTTCTGCTGGTGCTGCCCCAGGATCTCCTGCTGATCCCAACGTCCctgctggtggtgctcctGGATCTTCTGCTGATCCCAATGTACCCGCTGGTGGATCTCCTGCTGATCCCAACGTCCctgctggtggtgctcctGGATCTTCTGCTGGTGCTGCCCCAGGATCTCCTGCTGATCCCAATGTCCctgctggtggtgctcctGGATCTTCTGCTGGTGCTGCCCCTGGATCTCCTGCTGATCCCAATGTACCCGCTGGTGGATCTCCTGCTGATCCCAATGTCCctgctggtggtgctcctGGATCTTCTGCTGGTGCTGCCCCAGGATCTCCTGCTGATCCCAACGTCCctgctggtggtgctcctGGATCTTCTGCTGATCCCAATGTACCCGCTGGTGGATCTCCTGCTGATCCCAACGTCCctgctggtggtgctcctGGATCTTCTTCTGATCCCAATGTACCCGCTGGTGGATCTCCTGCTGATCCCAACGTCCctgctggtggtgctcctGGATCTTCTGCTGGTGCTGCCCCAGGATCTCCTGCTGATCCCAACGTCCctgctggtggtgctcctGGATCTTCTGCTGATCCCAATGTACCCGCTGGTGGATCTCCTGCTGATCCCAATGTtcctgctggtggtgctgctccAGGATCTGTTGGCTCCAACTCTGCTGCTGGCCCGAATTCGCCGCTTAACCCACCAGCTGGCTCACTCATTCCATCGATTCCTGTTCTACCTGGCGGAGTTGGCAATTGGCCTTGGCATCCGCGCCCGAACATTCCAGTCCTGCCGACCTGGAGACCACTGCTTCCTGGACAAAACGGCTCAGGTGCTGGGGCTACTGCTCCTGGCAGTGGACTGATCAATGGCGTCCTTCCCTTCTGGCCCAATTGGCACAAATGGGTGAACAGCTGGCGTCCAACAAGGCCAGTGACCAGCACCGAGGCTCCTGCCCAACCGGAGAATCCTCAGCAACCACAGAGTCCCCAACAGCCACAGAGTCCCCAACAGCCACAGAATCCTCAGCAGCCACAGAATCCTCAGCAGCCACAGAATCCTCAGCAGCCACAGAATCCTCAGCAGCCGCAGGAAGCACAGAGCCCCAAAAAACCCAACAATCCCGAGACTGCCGAGAGCGTAGAACAGGCTGCCCCAGTTCCGCCAGCCGAAGGAGCTGCGTCCAACGAGAATGCCTCCGTTGAGGAGAGCAGCAAGCCCTCCAGCGAGAAGTCGAAGGACAAGCCCAAGTCCAGTGAGGATCAGTccaaggagcaggagcagaagaAGCCCAGCTCtgaggagaaggagaaggagaaagAAAAGGACAAGTCTAAGGAGAAGAaggacaaggacaacaaggagaaggacaaggacaaggacagCAAGGAGAAGAAGGACAAGTCCAAGGAGGAGAACGAGCAAGAGAAggaggaaaaggaaaaggataACGATGGCGACGACGAGCCGAGCTCCAAGGAGAAGAAGCAGTTCGTAAAGGACCTTATCAAGAAACTGAAGAATGGTGACGAGTGCGACGAGAACGATATCTATCCAGATGTGCGCGACTGTCGCAAGTACTACCGCTGCGAGGTGAAAAAGTCGGGCAAGCACAAGTTCGCACACCTGCGCTGCGACAAGAAGGAACGCTTCGATTGGATCGCCGAGTCCTGTGTGCCCAAGGACGAGGCCCGCTGCCTGGAGAAGTAG
- the LOC128261027 gene encoding collagen alpha-1(III) chain isoform X7, with product MTTNRSTRLLVLLVLTSLVANHHQANAAAVGLKCGGRSAVCVGPLSYQQCVDGLTSGPVVPCAVNTRCVTDGLEICVPVKSAAEAPTAAVAKMVTITDSPVSESAPLVDGSSSSSSGSGGEISTEGPSAASSAAPAESPAPVETTQAPVETTQAAAETTTASIDETTNGSEAPLETESTIPSDTTPVDTTLGPGSEATNPPIEPESTTAAPGEGTTLAPGDVDPNTPIDPSSPLDPNAPEESTYEPGLVDPTAPAETTAAPGTPADITTEAPGAPVEGSTAAPVEGSTAAPGAPVEGSTAAPGAPVEGSTAAPGAPVEGSTDAPGAPVEGSTAAPGAPVEGSTAAPGAPVEGSTAAPGAPVEGSTTAPGAPVEGSTAAPAAPGAPVEGSTAAPGSPADPNVPAGGAPGSSAGAAPGSPADPNVPAGGAPGSSAGAAPGSPADPNVPAGGSPADPNVAAGGAPGSSSDPNVPAGGSPADPNVPAGGAPGSSAGAAPGSPADPNVPAGGAPGSSAGAAPGSPADSNVAAGGAPGSSAGAAPGSPADPNVPAGGAPGSSAGAAPGSPADPNVPAGGAPGSSAGAAPGSPADPNVPAGGAPGSSAGAAPGSSSDPNVPAGGSPADPNVPAGGAPGSSAGAAPGSPADPNVPAGGAPGSSAGAAPGSPADPNVPAGGSPADPNVPAGGAPGSSAGAAPGSPADPNVPAGGAPGSSAGAAPGSPADPNVPAGGAPGSSAGAAPGSPADPNVPAGGAPGSSAGAAPGSPADPNVPAGGAPGSSADPNVPAGGSPADPNVPAGGAPGSSAGAAPGSPADPNVPAGGAPGSSAGAAPGSPADPNVPAGGSPADPNVPAGGAPGSSAGAAPGSPADPNVPAGGAPGSSADPNVPAGGSPADPNVPAGGAPGSSSDPNVPAGGSPADPNVPAGGAPGSSAGAAPGSPADPNVPAGGAPGSSADPNVPAGGSPADPNVPAGGAAPGSVGSNSAAGPNSPLNPPAGSLIPSIPVLPGGVGNWPWHPRPNIPVLPTWRPLLPGQNGSGAGATAPGSGLINGVLPFWPNWHKWVNSWRPTRPVTSTEAPAQPENPQQPQSPQQPQSPQQPQNPQQPQNPQQPQNPQQPQNPQQPQEAQSPKKPNNPETAESVEQAAPVPPAEGAASNENASVEESSKPSSEKSKDKPKSSEDQSKEQEQKKPSSEEKEKEKEKDKSKEKKDKDNKEKDKDKDSKEKKDKSKEENEQEKEEKEKDNDGDDEPSSKEKKQFVKDLIKKLKNGDECDENDIYPDVRDCRKYYRCEVKKSGKHKFAHLRCDKKERFDWIAESCVPKDEARCLEK from the exons ATGACAACGAACCGATCCACCAGACTTCTGGTGTTGCTAGTG TTAACCTCACTGGTGGCCAACCATCACCAGGCGAATGCCGCCGCCGTGGGACTGAAGTGCGGCGGCCGGAGCGCCGTCTGCGTGGGCCCACTTTCCTACCAGCAGTGCGTGGATGGCCTGACGTCCGGCCCGGTGGTGCCATGCGCGGTGAACACCCGCTGCGTGACCGACGGCCTCGAGATCTGCGTGCCGGTCAAGTCGGCCGCTGAGGCTCCTACGGCTGCCGTCGCCAAGATGGTGACCATCACCGACAGCCCCGTCAGCGAGTCCGCTCCGCTGGTGGAtggctccagctccagctccagcggTTCAGGAGGCGAGATCTCTACCGAGGGACCAAGTGCCGCCTCCAGTGCTGCTCCAGCGGAGTCACCTGCTCCGGTTGAGACGACCCAGGCACCGGTGGAGACCACCCAAGCGGCCGCTGAGACGACAACCGCATCCATAGATGAAACAACCAACGGATCGGAGGCACCTCTAGAGACCGAATCGACGATTCCCAGCGACACCACTCCCGTGGACACCACTTTGGGACCCGGATCGGAAGCCACTAACCCACCCATTGAACCCGAGAGCACCACAGCCGCTCCTGGGGAAGGAACCACCCTTGCTCCAGGTGATGTCGACCCGAACACGCCCATTGATCCAAGCTCCCCCCTGGACCCCAACGCACCCGAAGAATCTACTTACGAACCCGGTTTAGTCGACCCCACCGCTCCAGCTGAAACAACTGCCGCTCCCGGAACTCCTGCTGATATAACGACAGAAGCTCCTGGAGCTCCTGTGGAAGGATCGACTGCTGCTCCTGTTGAAGGATCTACCGCTGCTCCTGGTGCTCCTGTTGAAGGATCGACTGCTGCTCCTGGTGCTCCAGTTGAGGGATCGACTGCTGCTCCTGGTGCTCCTGTTGAAGGATCTACCGATGCTCCTGGTGCTCCTGTTGAAGGATCGACTGCTGCTCCTGGTGCTCCTGTTGAAGGATCGACTGCTGCTCCTGGTGCTCCTGTTGAAGGATCTACCGCTGCTCCTGGTGCTCCAGTTGAAGGATCTACCACTGCTCCTGGTGCACCAGTTGAGGGATCTACCGCTGCTCCT GCTGCTCCTGGTGCTCCAGTTGAAGGATCTACCGCTGCTCCAG GATCTCCTGCTGATCCCAATGTCCctgctggtggtgctcctGGATCTTCTGCTGGTGCTGCCCCAGGATCTCCTGCTGATCCCAATGTCCctgctggtggtgctcctGGATCTTCTGCTGGTGCTGCCCCTGGATCTCCTGCTGATCCCAATGTACCCGCTGGTGGATCTCCTGCTGATCCCAAcgttgctgctggtggagcTCCTGGATCTTCTTCTGATCCCAATGTACCCGCTGGTGGATCTCCTGCTGATCCCAACGTCCctgctggtggtgctcctGGATCTTCTGCTGGTGCTGCCCCAGGATCTCCTGCTGATCCCAATGTCCctgctggtggtgctcctGGATCTTCTGCTGGTGCTGCCCCAGGATCTCCTGCTGATTCCAAcgttgctgctggtggtgctcctGGATCTTCTGCTGGTGCTGCCCCAGGATCTCCTGCTGATCCCAATGTCCctgctggtggtgctcctGGATCTTCTGCTGGTGCTGCCCCAGGATCTCCTGCTGATCCCAATGTCCctgctggtggtgctcctGGATCTTCTGCTGGTGCTGCCCCAGGATCTCCTGCTGATCCCAATGTCCctgctggtggtgctcctGGATCTTCTGCTGGTGCTGCCCCTGGATCTTCTTCTGATCCCAATGTACCCGCTGGTGGATCTCCTGCTGATCCCAACGTCCctgctggtggtgctcctGGATCTTCTGCTGGTGCTGCCCCAGGATCTCCTGCTGATCCCAATGTCCctgctggtggtgctcctGGATCTTCTGCTGGTGCTGCCCCTGGATCTCCTGCTGATCCCAATGTACCCGCTGGTGGATCTCCTGCTGATCCCAACGTCCctgctggtggtgctcctGGATCTTCTGCTGGTGCTGCCCCAGGATCTCCTGCTGATCCCAATGTCCctgctggtggtgctcctGGATCTTCTGCTGGTGCTGCCCCAGGATCTCCTGCTGATCCCAATGTCCctgctggtggtgctcctGGATCTTCTGCTGGTGCTGCCCCAGGATCTCCTGCTGATCCCAATGTCCctgctggtggtgctcctGGATCTTCTGCTGGTGCTGCCCCAGGATCTCCTGCTGATCCCAACGTCCctgctggtggtgctcctGGATCTTCTGCTGATCCCAATGTACCCGCTGGTGGATCTCCTGCTGATCCCAACGTCCctgctggtggtgctcctGGATCTTCTGCTGGTGCTGCCCCAGGATCTCCTGCTGATCCCAATGTCCctgctggtggtgctcctGGATCTTCTGCTGGTGCTGCCCCTGGATCTCCTGCTGATCCCAATGTACCCGCTGGTGGATCTCCTGCTGATCCCAATGTCCctgctggtggtgctcctGGATCTTCTGCTGGTGCTGCCCCAGGATCTCCTGCTGATCCCAACGTCCctgctggtggtgctcctGGATCTTCTGCTGATCCCAATGTACCCGCTGGTGGATCTCCTGCTGATCCCAACGTCCctgctggtggtgctcctGGATCTTCTTCTGATCCCAATGTACCCGCTGGTGGATCTCCTGCTGATCCCAACGTCCctgctggtggtgctcctGGATCTTCTGCTGGTGCTGCCCCAGGATCTCCTGCTGATCCCAACGTCCctgctggtggtgctcctGGATCTTCTGCTGATCCCAATGTACCCGCTGGTGGATCTCCTGCTGATCCCAATGTtcctgctggtggtgctgctccAGGATCTGTTGGCTCCAACTCTGCTGCTGGCCCGAATTCGCCGCTTAACCCACCAGCTGGCTCACTCATTCCATCGATTCCTGTTCTACCTGGCGGAGTTGGCAATTGGCCTTGGCATCCGCGCCCGAACATTCCAGTCCTGCCGACCTGGAGACCACTGCTTCCTGGACAAAACGGCTCAGGTGCTGGGGCTACTGCTCCTGGCAGTGGACTGATCAATGGCGTCCTTCCCTTCTGGCCCAATTGGCACAAATGGGTGAACAGCTGGCGTCCAACAAGGCCAGTGACCAGCACCGAGGCTCCTGCCCAACCGGAGAATCCTCAGCAACCACAGAGTCCCCAACAGCCACAGAGTCCCCAACAGCCACAGAATCCTCAGCAGCCACAGAATCCTCAGCAGCCACAGAATCCTCAGCAGCCACAGAATCCTCAGCAGCCGCAGGAAGCACAGAGCCCCAAAAAACCCAACAATCCCGAGACTGCCGAGAGCGTAGAACAGGCTGCCCCAGTTCCGCCAGCCGAAGGAGCTGCGTCCAACGAGAATGCCTCCGTTGAGGAGAGCAGCAAGCCCTCCAGCGAGAAGTCGAAGGACAAGCCCAAGTCCAGTGAGGATCAGTccaaggagcaggagcagaagaAGCCCAGCTCtgaggagaaggagaaggagaaagAAAAGGACAAGTCTAAGGAGAAGAaggacaaggacaacaaggagaaggacaaggacaaggacagCAAGGAGAAGAAGGACAAGTCCAAGGAGGAGAACGAGCAAGAGAAggaggaaaaggaaaaggataACGATGGCGACGACGAGCCGAGCTCCAAGGAGAAGAAGCAGTTCGTAAAGGACCTTATCAAGAAACTGAAGAATGGTGACGAGTGCGACGAGAACGATATCTATCCAGATGTGCGCGACTGTCGCAAGTACTACCGCTGCGAGGTGAAAAAGTCGGGCAAGCACAAGTTCGCACACCTGCGCTGCGACAAGAAGGAACGCTTCGATTGGATCGCCGAGTCCTGTGTGCCCAAGGACGAGGCCCGCTGCCTGGAGAAGTAG